A single genomic interval of Gammaproteobacteria bacterium harbors:
- the glnL gene encoding nitrogen regulation protein NR(II), whose translation MPLETLHTRLLDNLTTAILLVAADMRVSYLNTAAESLLELSSARVLGENVQNVFHEDENTVAGLRRALETGTGFTKRQTVFHLGTGHDITVDYAVTPAWLENESLIIEIQPLDRMMRFSRDEAILSSQHMTQSMVRGLAHEIKNPLGGLRGAAQLLARELDSEQLLDYTNVIIEEADRLGNLVDRMLSAPRRLQREAVNIHEVLERVRHLVEAESHGALKIRRDYDPSIPELSGDREQLIQAVLNAVRNAQQVLAEQPTGAPPPIIELRTRTVRQFTIGNQRHRLACQIDVSDNGPGVPPELIDTLFFPMISGRAEGTGLGLAIAQSIISQHHGLIECSSRPGHTTFSILLPLEYNHD comes from the coding sequence ATGCCCCTGGAGACATTACATACCCGGCTTCTCGACAACCTGACCACCGCCATCCTGCTGGTGGCTGCCGATATGCGTGTCAGCTACCTCAATACCGCTGCCGAGTCCCTGCTCGAACTGAGCAGCGCGCGGGTACTCGGAGAAAATGTGCAGAACGTCTTTCACGAGGACGAAAACACAGTCGCCGGACTGCGCCGCGCGCTCGAGACAGGAACCGGTTTCACCAAGCGCCAGACGGTATTCCATCTCGGCACGGGGCATGACATCACCGTCGATTACGCCGTTACGCCGGCGTGGCTCGAAAACGAATCGCTGATCATCGAGATCCAGCCGCTGGACCGGATGATGCGCTTCAGCCGCGATGAGGCCATTCTTTCGTCCCAGCACATGACGCAGTCGATGGTGCGCGGGCTCGCCCACGAGATCAAGAACCCGCTCGGTGGACTGCGCGGCGCCGCGCAATTGCTCGCCCGCGAACTGGACTCGGAGCAATTGCTCGACTACACCAACGTGATCATCGAGGAAGCTGACCGGCTCGGAAATCTTGTCGACCGGATGCTGAGCGCGCCACGCCGGCTGCAGCGCGAGGCCGTCAATATTCACGAAGTGCTCGAGCGCGTGCGCCATCTCGTTGAGGCTGAAAGCCATGGCGCCCTGAAAATCCGGCGCGACTACGACCCGAGCATCCCGGAGCTGAGCGGTGATCGCGAGCAGCTGATCCAGGCGGTACTGAACGCGGTACGCAACGCGCAGCAGGTCCTGGCAGAACAGCCAACGGGGGCGCCGCCACCGATCATCGAACTGCGCACCCGCACCGTGCGGCAATTCACGATCGGCAATCAGCGCCACCGCCTGGCCTGCCAGATCGACGTCTCCGACAACGGGCCCGGCGTCCCCCCCGAACTGATCGACACCTTGTTCTTCCCGATGATCAGCGGTCGCGCCGAGGGCACCGGCCTCGGACTGGCCATCGCACAATCGATCATCAGTCAGCACCACGGGCTGATCGAATGCAGCAGCCGTCCGGGTCACACCACCTTCTCGATTCTCCTGCCCCTGGAGTACAACCATGACTGA